The Crocosphaera subtropica ATCC 51142 genome includes a window with the following:
- a CDS encoding ribonucleotide-diphosphate reductase subunit beta, producing the protein MVVTHQTEMPINPIFNPEGDDAIENRSIWFGNTTNLMQLNDVRYTWAVGLYQQMRENFWIPQRLDVTQDVTDYANLTDDERYAYDGILSYLTFLDSVQTCNIPHLKSSITAPEISLCMAEQISQEGMHNQSYQYLIETIIPPDRRTQVYDFWRTDKVLKDRCEFIAKLYQKYIDDATPENYFIALMADFLLEGLYFYNGFIYFYNLASRMLMPGSADIFKMINRDELSHVRLYQKLIPEARKVFPHSVEQIYEMFDMAVNYECRWTNHIVGNNILGITESSTEKYTKYLANIRLRSIGLEPLYPEPKYNKSPYTHLERFSDTKKEAHTKANFFEATVTSYVMSSGVTGWDEI; encoded by the coding sequence ATGGTTGTCACTCATCAAACAGAAATGCCCATTAATCCTATCTTTAACCCAGAAGGAGATGATGCGATTGAAAACCGTTCTATATGGTTTGGTAATACAACGAATTTAATGCAATTAAATGATGTTCGTTATACTTGGGCTGTGGGTTTATATCAACAAATGAGGGAAAATTTTTGGATTCCTCAACGGTTAGATGTGACTCAAGATGTGACAGATTATGCTAATTTAACGGACGATGAACGCTATGCTTATGATGGGATTTTATCTTATCTGACTTTTTTAGATTCTGTTCAAACTTGTAACATTCCTCACCTAAAAAGTAGTATTACTGCTCCAGAAATTAGTCTCTGTATGGCGGAACAAATTTCCCAAGAAGGAATGCACAACCAAAGTTATCAATACTTAATTGAAACCATTATTCCCCCCGATAGAAGAACTCAAGTTTATGATTTTTGGCGCACTGATAAAGTATTAAAAGATCGCTGTGAATTTATTGCTAAATTGTATCAGAAATATATTGACGATGCTACCCCAGAAAACTATTTTATTGCTTTGATGGCAGACTTTTTGTTAGAAGGGCTTTATTTTTATAATGGCTTTATTTACTTTTATAATTTAGCCTCTCGGATGTTAATGCCGGGGTCAGCCGATATTTTTAAAATGATTAACCGAGATGAGTTAAGTCATGTTAGATTGTATCAAAAATTAATTCCAGAAGCTAGAAAAGTTTTTCCTCATTCCGTTGAACAAATTTATGAAATGTTTGACATGGCCGTTAATTACGAATGTCGCTGGACGAATCATATTGTTGGTAACAATATCTTAGGAATTACTGAGTCGAGTACAGAAAAATATACGAAATATTTAGCTAATATTAGATTACGATCTATTGGATTAGAACCGCTTTATCCCGAACCCAAATATAATAAGAGTCCTTATACTCATTTAGAGCGTTTTTCTGATACCAAAAAAGAAGCCCATACGAAAGCTAATTTCTTTGAAGCAACGGTTACCAGTTATGTGATGTCTTCTGGGGTAACAGGATGGGATGAAATTTAG
- a CDS encoding AEC family transporter: MTVLLPAIIPVAFIIIIGVIVGKTLEIHKQTLSQLIVYVLAPSLVADSLYTTTISAQNAAQLLLGVFIVAFILYLLVLVISSILKFPAITRKSLIATAIHPNNGNMGLPLVDFALGSAGLERAIIYMIGSSILLFGVAPAILAGTSLKHSLMVTFKLPLMWAMLAGLSLRILQIELPFNLGEALHLLGRAAIPVALLILGMELVTTQFKVTNFEVISLNFRLILAPVIALLVGKVIQLNPLDLQVFILQSAMPTAVNTVVLATEFGGEALKVARTIVVTTLLSFLTLPFVLWIAEQV, encoded by the coding sequence ATGACTGTTTTATTACCTGCGATTATTCCCGTTGCTTTTATTATTATAATAGGGGTTATTGTCGGCAAAACATTAGAGATTCATAAACAAACTTTATCCCAATTAATTGTTTATGTGTTAGCTCCTTCATTAGTGGCTGATAGTTTATATACAACTACCATCTCGGCACAAAATGCAGCCCAATTATTATTAGGAGTGTTTATTGTCGCTTTTATTCTTTACTTATTAGTTTTAGTTATTAGTTCTATTTTAAAATTTCCTGCTATTACTCGCAAAAGTTTAATTGCCACTGCTATCCATCCCAATAATGGTAATATGGGGCTACCTTTAGTAGATTTTGCTTTAGGATCAGCCGGCTTAGAAAGAGCAATTATTTATATGATTGGTTCGAGTATTTTATTATTTGGTGTTGCCCCTGCAATTCTTGCAGGAACCAGTTTGAAACATAGTTTAATGGTAACTTTTAAATTACCTTTAATGTGGGCAATGTTAGCAGGATTAAGTTTAAGAATCCTTCAAATTGAGCTACCTTTTAATTTAGGAGAAGCTTTACACTTATTAGGAAGGGCTGCCATTCCTGTAGCTTTATTGATTTTAGGAATGGAATTAGTTACAACACAATTTAAAGTAACAAATTTTGAAGTTATTTCTCTTAATTTTAGACTGATTTTAGCCCCTGTTATTGCTTTATTAGTCGGAAAAGTTATTCAATTAAATCCCCTAGATTTACAAGTTTTTATTTTACAAAGTGCGATGCCAACCGCAGTTAATACAGTGGTTTTAGCCACAGAATTTGGAGGAGAAGCTCTCAAAGTTGCTCGCACCATTGTTGTCACCACTTTACTGAGTTTTCTGACCTTACCCTTTGTTTTATGGATAGCGGAACAAGTATAA
- a CDS encoding nitroreductase family protein, whose protein sequence is MKKPANNQYPIHELIKQRWSPLAFDNRLIEAEKIASLLEAARWAASCYNEQPWSFIVATKDNTEEYEKLLSCLVEANQKWAKDAPLLMLSVAKLSFERNNKPNRHAFHDVGLAVGNLTLQAQSFGLFVHQMAGFDVDKATQLYHIPDDYEPVAAIAVGYPGNVEQLEEDLQQRQLSPRSRKPLSDFVFQGTWNQSYF, encoded by the coding sequence ATGAAAAAACCGGCTAATAATCAATATCCCATTCATGAACTAATTAAACAGCGTTGGAGTCCATTAGCCTTTGATAATCGCCTCATAGAAGCCGAAAAAATTGCTAGTTTATTAGAAGCAGCCAGATGGGCAGCCTCTTGTTATAATGAACAACCTTGGTCTTTTATTGTTGCAACTAAAGATAATACTGAAGAATACGAAAAACTATTAAGTTGTCTCGTCGAAGCCAATCAAAAATGGGCTAAAGATGCTCCCCTTTTAATGTTATCGGTGGCAAAATTATCCTTTGAACGCAATAATAAACCCAATCGTCATGCTTTCCATGATGTGGGTTTAGCCGTCGGTAATTTAACCCTACAAGCTCAATCATTCGGGTTATTTGTCCATCAAATGGCCGGATTTGATGTGGATAAAGCCACCCAGCTTTATCATATTCCTGATGACTATGAACCCGTTGCAGCGATCGCCGTTGGTTATCCAGGGAATGTGGAGCAATTAGAAGAAGATTTACAGCAACGACAATTATCTCCCCGCAGTCGCAAACCCTTGAGCGACTTTGTATTTCAAGGAACCTGGAACCAATCTTACTTTTAA
- the cobS gene encoding adenosylcobinamide-GDP ribazoletransferase, with amino-acid sequence MFHKIYNNLIDFFTSLFGAITFYTIVPLPAQWPKNFQSIARWSPIIGLGIGGLLGIIDTLLSFIGFPITVRSGLIIGFGIYITGGLHLDGVLDSADGLAVTDPKKRLEVMQDSVTGAFGVMAGVMVILLKIIALSAIFDHRAWGLMAAYGWGRWGQVSAIAFYPYLKPTGKGAFHKQYFKRPQDLLGGLVGLLGMTGVFMAFNPELWQLGLRGTGIGMAIALGVGTWFNHRFGGHTGDTYGAVVEWTETFILCLLSIHRP; translated from the coding sequence ATGTTCCATAAAATTTATAACAACTTGATAGATTTTTTTACATCTCTATTCGGAGCGATTACGTTTTATACGATTGTTCCCTTACCTGCTCAATGGCCGAAAAATTTTCAATCCATCGCTCGTTGGTCCCCTATTATTGGCCTAGGTATCGGAGGATTGTTAGGCATAATCGATACACTTCTAAGCTTTATAGGATTTCCCATAACCGTACGAAGTGGGTTAATCATCGGTTTCGGGATTTATATCACAGGTGGATTACATTTAGATGGAGTTCTTGATAGTGCCGATGGGTTAGCCGTTACTGACCCTAAAAAACGCCTGGAAGTGATGCAGGATAGTGTTACAGGAGCGTTTGGGGTCATGGCCGGGGTAATGGTCATTCTGCTCAAAATCATCGCTTTAAGTGCTATTTTTGACCATCGTGCCTGGGGTTTAATGGCTGCCTATGGTTGGGGACGATGGGGACAAGTGAGTGCGATCGCCTTTTATCCCTACCTTAAACCCACAGGAAAAGGAGCCTTTCATAAACAATATTTCAAACGTCCTCAAGACTTATTGGGAGGGTTAGTCGGTTTATTGGGAATGACAGGGGTATTTATGGCATTCAACCCTGAATTATGGCAGTTAGGGTTAAGGGGGACAGGGATAGGAATGGCGATCGCTCTAGGAGTGGGGACTTGGTTTAATCATCGCTTTGGGGGTCATACGGGAGACACCTACGGTGCGGTAGTAGAGTGGACCGAAACTTTTATCCTCTGTCTGTTATCGATCCACCGGCCGTAA
- a CDS encoding PPC domain-containing protein, with protein sequence MTYLCGKVCYRSLMIPLFSLMLGLIAFPVKGQQGIYNPIPIKSNGAISDRLSDQDIPTGEGGFAKDYEIELEKGDQVAIDLTSDEFDSVVLLLGADGTTIAENDDGPDGSTNSLLFSRITETGRYIIRVRAFGETGGGNFNLKVTRLRPVDR encoded by the coding sequence ATGACCTATTTGTGTGGTAAAGTCTGCTATCGTTCTTTAATGATCCCTTTATTTTCCCTAATGTTGGGACTAATTGCTTTTCCAGTAAAAGGACAACAAGGCATTTATAATCCCATTCCTATTAAATCTAACGGAGCTATCTCTGATCGTCTGTCGGATCAAGATATTCCCACAGGAGAAGGTGGGTTTGCTAAGGATTATGAAATAGAGTTGGAAAAAGGGGATCAAGTCGCTATCGACTTAACGTCTGATGAGTTTGATAGTGTGGTGTTATTATTAGGGGCTGATGGTACAACCATTGCTGAAAATGATGATGGACCCGATGGGAGTACCAACTCCTTATTATTTTCTCGCATCACCGAAACGGGTCGCTATATTATTCGTGTGCGTGCGTTTGGTGAAACCGGGGGAGGTAACTTTAACCTTAAAGTTACTCGTTTACGGCCGGTGGATCGATAA
- a CDS encoding AAA family ATPase, translating into MSDFPNYKDRIKEDLEKLKEQELEKQSKRQQEMERDRRLVRQEEEYQLLQKKQRELEREKAKLRAEIRRRQELKAEQERIQQEILNREERRKQQIQWDREKLRQQESQNKTSSPSYSPRYSPPSTATVEGKLKELDKLIGLNHLKDEVRQYINFLKVQKLREKQGLQPVPITLHSVFCGSPGTGKTTVARLMGQIYQQLGILKKGHLIETDRSGMVAGYVGQTAQRVDELVHSALDGVLFIDEAYTLKPVDPGNDFGQEAIDMLLKRMEDYRDRLVVIVAGYGDEMTRFVNSNPGLKSRFSRYFYFEDYTPQELLAIFEIFCDQHRYSLTEAAKEVLLTRFKELYDHRDKSFGNGRLVRNMFEKTIEKQANRLVTIANVTPYTMQQILPEDIALLVNS; encoded by the coding sequence ATGTCAGATTTTCCCAATTATAAAGATCGCATCAAAGAAGATTTAGAAAAATTGAAAGAACAAGAATTAGAAAAACAGTCTAAACGACAACAAGAAATGGAACGGGATCGCCGTTTGGTTCGGCAAGAAGAAGAATATCAATTACTGCAAAAAAAACAAAGGGAACTAGAAAGAGAAAAAGCTAAATTGCGAGCAGAAATTAGACGGAGACAGGAACTTAAAGCAGAACAAGAAAGAATTCAACAAGAAATATTGAATAGAGAAGAAAGACGAAAACAGCAAATTCAATGGGATCGAGAAAAATTGAGACAACAAGAGTCACAAAATAAAACATCCTCCCCTTCTTATTCTCCTCGTTATTCTCCCCCCTCTACTGCTACGGTTGAAGGCAAACTAAAAGAATTAGATAAACTGATTGGTTTGAATCATTTAAAGGATGAAGTTCGTCAATATATCAATTTTCTCAAGGTTCAAAAGTTACGAGAAAAGCAAGGCTTACAACCTGTCCCTATTACCTTACATTCTGTTTTTTGTGGTTCTCCAGGAACAGGAAAAACAACCGTAGCGAGATTAATGGGTCAGATTTATCAGCAATTAGGTATTCTTAAAAAAGGTCATTTAATTGAAACAGATAGATCGGGAATGGTAGCCGGATATGTAGGACAAACGGCGCAAAGAGTCGATGAATTAGTTCATTCTGCTTTAGATGGAGTTTTATTTATTGATGAAGCTTATACCTTAAAACCTGTCGATCCTGGTAATGATTTCGGTCAAGAAGCCATCGATATGTTATTAAAAAGAATGGAAGATTATCGAGATAGATTAGTGGTGATTGTGGCAGGTTATGGGGATGAAATGACCCGTTTTGTTAATTCAAATCCTGGGTTAAAATCTCGTTTTAGTCGTTATTTTTATTTTGAAGACTATACTCCACAAGAATTATTAGCTATTTTTGAAATTTTTTGTGATCAACATCGTTACAGTTTAACAGAAGCAGCCAAAGAGGTATTATTAACACGATTCAAAGAATTATATGACCATCGTGATAAAAGTTTTGGGAATGGTAGATTAGTAAGAAATATGTTTGAAAAAACCATTGAAAAACAGGCAAATCGATTAGTTACTATTGCCAATGTAACCCCTTACACGATGCAGCAAATCTTACCGGAAGATATTGCTTTATTGGTTAATAGTTGA
- a CDS encoding orange carotenoid-binding protein, with the protein MPFTLDSARNIFPNTLAADAVPATIARFEQLSAEDQLALIWFAYLEMGKNITVAAPGAANMQFAEGTIKEIINMTPLEQSQAMCDLANRADTAISRTYATWSPNIKLGFWYELGKLMEQGKVAPIPEGYKLSANANAVLLTITGLEPGQQITVLRNCVVDMGYDPSKMGNFQKITEPVAPPKEMAQRTQVKIEGVDNSTILSYMNNLNANDFDALIKLFAEDGALQPPFRRPIIGKENVLRFFREECQNLQLIPKQGVSEPAEDGFTQIKVTGTCQTPWFGGGVGMNIAWRFLLNPEGKIFFVAIDLLASPKELLNLAR; encoded by the coding sequence ATGCCTTTTACTTTAGATTCGGCCCGCAATATTTTTCCGAATACCTTAGCTGCTGATGCTGTTCCTGCAACCATAGCTAGATTCGAGCAACTGAGTGCTGAAGACCAACTAGCATTGATTTGGTTTGCTTATCTAGAGATGGGTAAAAATATTACCGTTGCTGCCCCTGGTGCAGCGAATATGCAGTTTGCTGAAGGGACTATCAAAGAGATCATCAACATGACTCCCCTAGAGCAAAGTCAGGCCATGTGCGACTTAGCCAACCGTGCTGATACAGCTATTAGTCGGACTTATGCGACTTGGAGTCCTAATATCAAGCTTGGTTTTTGGTACGAATTAGGAAAATTAATGGAACAGGGCAAAGTTGCGCCTATCCCTGAAGGTTATAAGCTTTCAGCTAATGCTAACGCTGTTCTGCTGACCATTACTGGTTTAGAACCGGGTCAACAAATTACCGTTCTCCGCAATTGTGTGGTGGATATGGGATATGATCCCAGTAAAATGGGCAATTTCCAAAAGATTACTGAACCAGTTGCTCCTCCCAAAGAAATGGCACAACGGACTCAAGTGAAGATTGAAGGGGTCGACAATTCAACTATCCTTAGCTACATGAATAATTTGAATGCTAATGATTTTGATGCTCTCATTAAATTATTCGCTGAAGATGGAGCCTTACAACCTCCGTTCCGCAGACCGATTATTGGTAAAGAAAACGTGCTACGTTTCTTCCGCGAAGAATGTCAAAATCTTCAGTTAATTCCCAAACAAGGGGTAAGTGAACCAGCAGAAGATGGTTTCACTCAAATTAAAGTGACAGGAACCTGTCAAACCCCCTGGTTTGGTGGCGGTGTTGGTATGAATATTGCTTGGCGATTTTTACTCAATCCTGAAGGTAAAATTTTCTTTGTGGCCATTGATTTACTTGCGTCTCCTAAAGAGCTATTGAACTTAGCTCGCTAA
- a CDS encoding AAA family ATPase — protein sequence MLILTLTPIYSLDEVFDMSFDKDYRAIVEEDRKKLSNYHAHPDSIDYELEELKKEVGQNFINNSSNSNNTINNDPDNNNEIETILKDLNELIGLNSLKDEVREYVNFIKFIKIQNLRKQQGLSGIPITLHSVFCGSPGTGKTTVARLMGKIYKELGILKKGHLIETDRSGMVAGYIGHTAKQVDEIVESALDGVLFIDEAYTLKPIDYGNDFGQEAIDTLLKRMEDHRDRLVVIVAGYGEEMNRFIDSNPGLQSRFTRYFNFEDYTPKELLLIFQSISNKHHYHLSKEAEEKLLLQFQELYNNRNKSFGNGRLVRNIFEKTIAKQANRLAKISNLDNNMMQEILPEDITLIVNK from the coding sequence ATGCTTATCTTGACATTAACACCTATTTATTCTTTAGATGAGGTTTTTGATATGTCTTTTGATAAAGATTACCGTGCTATTGTAGAAGAAGATAGAAAAAAGTTATCTAATTATCATGCACATCCTGACTCGATAGATTATGAATTAGAGGAATTAAAAAAAGAAGTTGGTCAAAATTTTATCAATAATAGTTCTAACTCAAATAATACAATCAATAATGATCCAGATAATAATAACGAAATAGAAACTATTTTAAAAGACTTAAACGAATTAATTGGACTAAATAGCTTAAAAGATGAAGTAAGAGAATATGTCAACTTTATCAAATTTATCAAAATTCAAAACCTAAGAAAACAACAAGGATTATCGGGGATTCCTATTACCTTACATTCTGTTTTTTGTGGTTCTCCAGGAACAGGAAAAACAACCGTAGCCAGATTAATGGGTAAAATTTATAAAGAATTAGGAATACTAAAAAAAGGCCATTTAATTGAAACAGATAGATCCGGAATGGTAGCAGGATATATTGGACATACAGCCAAACAAGTAGACGAAATAGTAGAATCTGCCTTAGATGGGGTATTATTTATTGATGAAGCTTATACCTTAAAACCCATAGACTATGGTAATGATTTTGGTCAAGAAGCTATTGACACATTACTCAAAAGAATGGAAGATCATCGAGATAGATTAGTGGTTATTGTGGCCGGATATGGGGAAGAAATGAACCGTTTTATTGACTCAAACCCTGGCCTACAATCTCGCTTTACTCGTTATTTTAACTTTGAAGATTATACTCCAAAAGAATTATTATTGATTTTTCAGAGTATTTCTAATAAACATCATTATCATTTAAGTAAAGAAGCAGAAGAAAAGCTTTTATTACAGTTCCAAGAATTATATAATAATCGTAATAAAAGTTTTGGTAATGGTCGATTAGTTAGGAATATTTTTGAGAAAACCATTGCCAAACAAGCGAATCGATTAGCAAAAATATCCAATCTTGATAATAATATGATGCAAGAAATTTTACCAGAAGATATTACATTGATAGTTAATAAATAG
- a CDS encoding S1 RNA-binding domain-containing protein produces MTSDSASPKGSQISFSMDDFSKALDQYDYKCEKGQVIRGKVIQHTDDGAFVDIGGKSAGFVPINEVDLQSRPNLAEILPLDEEREFLVISEQNAEGQVKLSRRQLQLKEAWENVAESAEMGHSVQMRVTRTNKGGVVGEVEGLQGFIPRSHLLEKEDLNSLVGQLLTATFLEVNPSTNKLVLSQRKAIAAARMDKLEAGQLVTGKVSRIQPYGVFVDFEGVSGLLHITQVSGSRVDDLNHLFKYNQDIKVMILSIDEYKNRIALSTKILENYPGEMIEKFDEVMKTADARVEQAREKMEKEE; encoded by the coding sequence ATGACTTCAGACTCCGCTTCCCCCAAGGGTTCTCAAATTTCTTTTTCTATGGATGACTTCAGTAAAGCCCTTGATCAGTACGATTATAAATGTGAAAAAGGGCAAGTTATCCGGGGGAAAGTGATACAACATACCGATGATGGTGCCTTTGTTGATATTGGCGGTAAATCGGCCGGGTTTGTTCCCATCAATGAAGTAGATTTACAATCCCGTCCTAATCTAGCAGAAATTTTACCCCTCGATGAAGAACGAGAATTTCTGGTTATTAGTGAACAAAACGCCGAAGGACAAGTTAAACTCTCCCGTCGTCAACTACAACTCAAAGAAGCCTGGGAAAATGTCGCAGAAAGCGCAGAAATGGGTCATTCTGTACAAATGCGAGTCACCCGAACCAATAAAGGGGGTGTGGTTGGCGAAGTCGAAGGGTTGCAAGGGTTTATTCCACGATCGCATCTTTTAGAAAAAGAGGATTTAAACTCCTTAGTGGGACAACTGTTAACCGCTACTTTTCTAGAAGTTAACCCCTCAACTAATAAATTAGTTCTCTCCCAACGTAAGGCGATCGCAGCAGCAAGAATGGATAAACTAGAAGCGGGTCAATTAGTGACTGGAAAAGTCTCTCGTATTCAGCCTTATGGTGTTTTCGTTGATTTTGAAGGGGTTTCCGGACTATTACATATTACTCAAGTGAGTGGTTCCCGTGTGGATGATTTGAACCATCTCTTTAAATATAATCAAGATATTAAAGTAATGATTTTGAGTATTGATGAGTATAAAAATCGCATTGCTTTATCGACTAAAATTTTAGAGAATTATCCTGGCGAAATGATTGAAAAGTTTGATGAAGTGATGAAAACGGCTGATGCAAGAGTAGAACAAGCTAGGGAAAAAATGGAAAAAGAAGAATAA
- a CDS encoding fatty acyl-AMP ligase: MNFSSRSHPTPSKVKNLQPFPTLLDILAYQVEHQSEKTGYIFLEDGETESSRLTYQALETEAKAIAATLQSCTQIGDRALLLYHPGPEFLTAFFGCLYAGVIAVPVYPSHSQRNLRRLESIVLDAQVSIVLTSKSLLEKVKTQWQQQRLFNHLNWLTTETINPDLASQWTRPDISKDTIAFLQYTSGSTGHPKGVMVSHDNLLNNERLLEMALGHSDRTIVAGWLPLFHVIGLVGNIIQPLYLGVPSILMPPDAFIQKPIRWLDVISRYGVTTSGGPNFAYDFCVQKITPEQCSDINLKSWTIAFNGGELVRADTLEQFTEKFAPYGFRPQAFYPCYGMAETTLFVSGGLKTGLPVVHKVNSDSLKQNVIELEQNDQVKTQKLVGCGQTFFDKIIIVNPETKTRCQPNQVGEIWIGGVSVAQGYWNDLESTKATFDAYLADGTEGPFLRTGDLGFFQWGELYITGRIKDMIIINESYYYPQDIESTVETSHRALRMGANAAFSVATKEGEKLVIVQEVKRTYLRHLDVNEVVMAINEVVTKKHQLSTHSIVLLKTASIPKTSSGKIQRYACKQSFLDSTLNTVGIWTNNVITVRN; the protein is encoded by the coding sequence ATGAATTTTTCAAGCCGTTCTCACCCTACCCCTTCTAAAGTAAAAAATTTACAGCCATTCCCAACTTTGTTAGATATTTTGGCCTATCAAGTGGAGCATCAATCGGAAAAAACGGGCTATATTTTCTTAGAAGATGGGGAAACCGAATCGAGTCGTTTAACCTACCAAGCATTAGAGACAGAAGCAAAAGCGATCGCAGCCACCCTTCAATCTTGCACTCAAATCGGCGATCGTGCTTTATTGTTATACCATCCTGGACCAGAATTTCTCACGGCCTTTTTTGGCTGTCTCTACGCCGGTGTTATTGCTGTACCAGTTTATCCGTCCCATTCTCAGCGAAATTTAAGGAGATTGGAGTCAATTGTCTTAGATGCTCAAGTTAGCATTGTCTTAACCAGTAAATCTTTACTTGAAAAGGTTAAAACTCAATGGCAACAGCAACGGTTATTTAATCATCTTAACTGGTTAACCACCGAAACCATTAACCCTGACCTAGCATCCCAGTGGACAAGGCCAGATATAAGTAAAGATACCATTGCTTTCCTTCAGTACACATCCGGGTCAACCGGACATCCGAAAGGGGTGATGGTGAGTCATGACAACCTTTTAAACAATGAAAGATTGCTAGAAATGGCGTTAGGCCATTCTGACAGAACTATTGTTGCAGGTTGGTTACCGCTATTTCATGTTATTGGACTCGTAGGTAATATCATTCAACCTTTATATTTAGGGGTTCCCTCCATTTTGATGCCACCTGACGCTTTTATACAAAAGCCGATTCGTTGGTTAGACGTGATTAGTCGTTACGGAGTTACCACCAGTGGCGGACCCAATTTTGCCTATGATTTCTGTGTACAGAAAATTACCCCAGAACAATGTTCAGATATTAATCTCAAAAGTTGGACAATAGCCTTTAATGGCGGTGAATTAGTTCGTGCAGATACCTTAGAACAGTTTACCGAAAAATTTGCTCCCTATGGTTTTCGTCCTCAAGCCTTTTATCCTTGTTATGGCATGGCCGAAACCACCTTATTTGTGTCTGGAGGCTTGAAAACGGGTCTTCCTGTGGTTCATAAGGTTAATTCTGACAGCTTAAAACAAAATGTCATTGAATTAGAACAAAATGATCAGGTTAAGACTCAGAAGTTAGTCGGATGTGGACAAACCTTTTTTGACAAAATTATTATTGTTAACCCAGAAACTAAAACTCGTTGTCAACCGAACCAAGTCGGGGAAATTTGGATAGGAGGGGTGAGTGTAGCGCAAGGGTATTGGAATGATTTAGAGTCGACAAAAGCCACTTTTGACGCTTATTTAGCCGACGGAACAGAAGGGCCATTTTTACGCACAGGAGACTTAGGATTTTTCCAATGGGGAGAACTGTATATTACCGGTCGCATCAAAGATATGATTATTATCAACGAGAGTTATTATTATCCTCAAGATATCGAATCAACAGTTGAAACCAGTCATCGGGCGTTAAGAATGGGTGCAAATGCGGCCTTTTCTGTAGCGACTAAAGAAGGGGAAAAATTAGTGATTGTGCAAGAAGTTAAACGCACCTATCTACGTCATCTTGATGTTAATGAAGTGGTGATGGCTATCAATGAAGTGGTTACTAAGAAACATCAACTATCCACACATAGTATTGTACTGCTAAAAACTGCCAGTATTCCTAAAACTTCCAGTGGAAAAATTCAGCGTTATGCTTGTAAACAAAGTTTCTTAGATAGTACGTTAAATACAGTAGGAATCTGGACTAATAATGTTATCACAGTAAGAAATTAA
- a CDS encoding COP23 domain-containing protein has translation MKKQLSNEMKTLIKRTGYGLGLMILFSASSANANPLVNFLRDYRNYRTSDPQDYDYNVAQQTPDDIIIDTNPQTTPPPPPVNTSSSDTRFECQYHDGQYKVMYRPQSQSMQPYPWAIPSNMGDGWTAERRCNEISRRLEMYRPDGLLELRNGRENNYDTICVTTEVDPRCRIVLTVPPGKNPEVTRNQIFQTLVAAEEGQYTQGVNAFTGGSGITNPLGQLLNGTIPQIGKPSSPRSNGINLRPFLAPADGGTGEKLEKTPTNTNSRPSNSRTLNPNLFR, from the coding sequence ATGAAGAAACAATTATCTAACGAGATGAAAACCTTAATTAAAAGAACAGGATACGGTTTAGGACTGATGATTCTCTTTTCTGCTTCATCAGCAAATGCTAACCCCTTAGTTAACTTTCTCAGAGATTATAGAAATTATCGGACTTCTGACCCTCAAGATTATGATTACAATGTAGCGCAACAGACTCCTGACGACATCATTATTGATACTAATCCCCAAACCACTCCCCCCCCTCCTCCCGTCAATACCAGTTCTAGTGATACTCGTTTTGAGTGTCAATATCATGACGGTCAATATAAGGTAATGTATCGTCCTCAGTCTCAGTCTATGCAACCTTATCCTTGGGCCATTCCCAGTAATATGGGAGATGGTTGGACAGCAGAACGTCGTTGCAATGAAATCAGTCGACGGTTAGAGATGTATCGACCCGACGGACTCTTAGAATTAAGGAATGGTCGAGAAAATAACTACGATACAATATGTGTCACAACAGAAGTTGATCCCCGTTGTCGTATCGTTTTAACCGTTCCTCCCGGAAAAAATCCCGAAGTTACCCGTAATCAAATCTTTCAAACTCTAGTCGCAGCAGAAGAAGGACAATATACCCAAGGGGTTAACGCTTTTACGGGAGGTAGCGGTATCACTAACCCACTGGGCCAACTGCTTAACGGAACCATTCCCCAAATCGGAAAACCCTCCTCTCCTCGTTCTAATGGTATTAACTTGCGTCCTTTCTTGGCCCCTGCAGATGGAGGAACCGGAGAAAAATTAGAAAAGACCCCTACTAATACCAACTCCCGTCCTTCTAATTCTCGCACCTTAAACCCTAATCTTTTTCGATAG